The proteins below are encoded in one region of Pseudomonas putida S13.1.2:
- a CDS encoding EscU/YscU/HrcU family type III secretion system export apparatus switch protein, giving the protein MTHTPPRQAIALTYDGQQAPTLSAKGDDALAEAILALAREHEVPIYENAELVRLLARLELGEQIPEALYLTIAEIIAFAWQLRGKVPAGFSDEAEAPRDITPVTALLPPASHR; this is encoded by the coding sequence ATGACACACACACCACCACGCCAAGCCATTGCCCTGACCTACGACGGCCAGCAGGCCCCTACCCTCAGCGCCAAGGGTGACGATGCGCTGGCCGAGGCCATCCTGGCCCTGGCCCGTGAGCATGAGGTACCGATCTACGAAAACGCCGAGCTGGTGCGCCTGCTGGCACGCCTGGAGCTGGGCGAACAGATCCCCGAAGCGCTGTACCTGACCATTGCCGAAATCATTGCCTTCGCCTGGCAACTGCGGGGCAAGGTGCCCGCCGGTTTCAGCGACGAAGCCGAGGCGCCGCGCGACATCACGCCGGTAACCGCACTGCTGCCACCTGCCAGCCACCGGTAG
- a CDS encoding flagellar hook-length control protein FliK: MTEINSLGAQTAINSQAMKAGMTGELLRLIQAQPGLLAPGETAQVEVVSLRQTGQEFQLVLRLMQANGVQTQLQASASQPLPQGSQVTVSQTESNRLAIMLQQANASQITTLTRLDTSKVPVGTLLQGKVLTNQALPQAPGQPASYRALVSLLNSAQAGATMSIDSPRPLAIGSLLSALVQGDQSLRFVPLSGRQDQLSIAQQLLTQQNRQASLPGLLNALQQLTRDPGVDGELRASAERLLAGLPDARQLGDAKGVAQALNNSGAFLEAKLLGGFPASVATDLKAHLLRLITQAPASTPGTPNLAPASLAVTMPALARSALGMLERVSPKPQPGAFPLPSRLLKALEDEGDLQQLLRLAAAAISRLQSHAMSSLQQTGTLENGNLQTTWQTEVPIRHGQEFIPLQVKIQREETPQQQADRQHEAQDPLQALWRIELAFDLSPLGPLQVQAQFSQGRLSGHLWAEREQTARLIDSQLGALRQRLLERGLDVGDLECHPGIPPQGPRTRVEQRWVDENA; encoded by the coding sequence ATGACTGAAATCAATAGTCTCGGCGCACAAACCGCGATCAACAGCCAAGCCATGAAGGCGGGCATGACCGGCGAACTGCTGCGCCTGATCCAGGCGCAGCCCGGCCTGCTGGCACCCGGCGAGACCGCGCAGGTCGAGGTTGTGTCGCTGCGCCAGACGGGCCAGGAATTTCAGCTGGTACTGCGGTTGATGCAAGCCAACGGCGTGCAGACCCAACTGCAAGCCAGCGCCAGCCAGCCCCTGCCCCAAGGCAGCCAGGTCACTGTCAGCCAGACCGAAAGCAACCGCCTGGCAATCATGCTGCAGCAGGCCAACGCCAGCCAGATCACCACCCTCACTCGCCTGGACACCAGCAAAGTGCCCGTCGGCACGCTGCTGCAAGGCAAAGTCCTGACCAACCAGGCATTGCCCCAGGCGCCCGGCCAACCGGCAAGCTACCGGGCGCTGGTCAGCCTGCTGAACAGTGCTCAGGCCGGTGCCACCATGAGCATCGACAGCCCGCGCCCACTGGCCATTGGCAGCCTGCTCAGCGCATTGGTGCAGGGTGACCAATCGCTGCGCTTCGTGCCGCTTAGCGGCAGGCAGGACCAACTGAGCATTGCCCAGCAACTGCTGACCCAGCAAAACCGCCAGGCTTCGCTGCCCGGCCTGCTCAACGCTCTGCAACAGCTCACCCGCGACCCGGGCGTCGATGGCGAACTGCGCGCCAGTGCCGAACGCCTCTTGGCCGGCCTGCCGGACGCCCGCCAACTGGGCGACGCCAAGGGCGTGGCCCAAGCCCTGAACAACAGCGGCGCCTTCCTTGAAGCGAAACTGCTGGGCGGCTTTCCTGCCAGCGTGGCCACGGACCTGAAGGCACACCTGCTGCGCCTGATTACTCAGGCCCCGGCCAGCACACCCGGCACGCCCAACCTGGCACCCGCCAGCCTGGCCGTGACCATGCCGGCGCTGGCGCGCAGCGCGCTGGGCATGCTCGAACGGGTCAGCCCCAAGCCGCAGCCAGGGGCGTTCCCCCTGCCGTCTCGCCTGCTCAAGGCCCTGGAAGACGAAGGCGACCTGCAACAACTGCTGCGCCTGGCCGCTGCGGCCATCTCGCGCCTGCAAAGCCATGCCATGAGCAGCCTGCAACAAACCGGCACGCTGGAAAACGGCAACCTGCAGACCACCTGGCAAACCGAAGTGCCGATCCGCCATGGCCAAGAGTTCATCCCGCTGCAGGTCAAAATTCAGCGCGAAGAAACCCCGCAACAGCAGGCCGACCGCCAACACGAAGCACAGGACCCACTGCAGGCCCTGTGGCGCATCGAACTGGCCTTCGACCTTTCGCCCCTCGGCCCGCTGCAAGTACAGGCGCAGTTCAGCCAAGGCCGCCTGAGCGGGCACCTGTGGGCAGAGCGCGAACAAACCGCAAGGCTGATCGACAGCCAGCTCGGCGCCTTGCGCCAGCGCCTGCTGGAACGCGGCCTGGACGTTGGCGACCTGGAATGCCACCCGGGCATCCCCCCTCAAGGCCCGCGCACACGGGTAGAGCAACGCTGGGTAGACGAAAACGCATGA